A genomic window from Massilia sp. METH4 includes:
- a CDS encoding ATP-binding protein, protein MASLSAGARWGGAALLAVLAVTLQALQWRFDGGRTPFLVFSPCLVFAAAAFDRGPALLVFFTGLAAGSWMLINNGALPGWEGSEPATIASFALLGFLSIYLGGLGRIYAGRALRAEQALADERVALSEAQRDHLYRLLLQAPGFVAILRGPGHLIELTNNDFDELVGRGGLVGTPFATAVPELASPHLVAQLDAAYSSGASYAARETPVHVGGGASPADTLHYIDFALQPIVNDGRPTGVFLSGVDVSEARRARDALLLNEERLKEGLMAARMAVWEFDLARNEVTFSDSAVVLFGASLETLRSPWHLVHPDDLPGLLEARAAAIARRGDYQRIVRARRADDGALLWLDLRGRCIVGPDGVVHKLRGVTLDVTAREVAEQALRAAERRKDEFLAMLAHELRNPLAPISAAATLLQRGIAQPAQVSMAAAIVARQAAHLSRLVDDLLDAARISRGKIELVRQPFDLRDAVRDALEQVQPMLESKGHRLQLSLPAAAAGVHGDRARLTQVVANLLSNAARFSPAGGDIAVMLAPSGASHRLTVSDNGCGIAADLLPHVFGLFTQGERGADRSQGGLGIGLAIVSGLVALHGGTVEASSDGPGTGACFTVTLPAAELGEAPAPPRRAEVPRAALALLVVDDNRDAADTLAILLRGAGHACSAVYDAEAALRAVREAVPDACILDIGLPGMDGYMLAREIRAIAGPDVVLFALSGYGRAEDQAMAAEAGFDRHFVKPVSPEELLGALAVAAQPAASAD, encoded by the coding sequence ATGGCCTCGCTCAGCGCGGGTGCGCGTTGGGGCGGTGCCGCCCTGCTGGCCGTGCTCGCCGTGACGCTGCAGGCCCTGCAGTGGCGCTTCGACGGCGGCCGCACGCCCTTCCTCGTATTCAGCCCTTGCCTCGTGTTCGCTGCCGCCGCGTTCGACCGCGGGCCGGCCCTGCTCGTGTTCTTCACCGGGCTCGCCGCCGGCTCGTGGATGCTGATTAACAACGGCGCGCTGCCCGGCTGGGAAGGCAGCGAGCCTGCCACCATCGCCTCCTTCGCGCTGCTGGGCTTCCTGTCGATCTACCTGGGCGGGCTGGGCCGCATCTACGCGGGGCGCGCGCTGCGCGCCGAGCAAGCGCTGGCCGACGAGCGCGTGGCGCTCAGCGAAGCGCAGCGCGACCACCTGTACCGACTGCTGCTGCAAGCTCCAGGCTTCGTGGCGATCCTGCGCGGCCCTGGCCACTTGATCGAGCTCACCAACAACGATTTCGACGAGCTGGTGGGGCGCGGCGGGCTGGTCGGCACGCCATTCGCCACCGCCGTGCCGGAACTGGCTTCGCCGCACCTGGTCGCCCAGCTCGACGCGGCCTACAGCAGCGGCGCCTCGTACGCGGCGCGCGAGACGCCGGTTCACGTGGGCGGCGGCGCCAGCCCCGCGGACACGCTCCACTACATCGACTTTGCGCTGCAGCCCATCGTCAACGATGGCCGCCCGACCGGCGTGTTCCTGTCGGGCGTGGACGTGAGCGAGGCGCGGCGCGCCCGCGACGCGCTGCTGCTCAACGAGGAACGGCTGAAGGAAGGCTTGATGGCGGCGCGCATGGCCGTGTGGGAATTCGACCTGGCGCGCAACGAAGTGACGTTCTCGGACAGCGCCGTGGTCCTGTTCGGCGCTTCGCTGGAAACGCTGCGCTCGCCCTGGCACCTGGTCCACCCGGACGATCTGCCGGGCCTGCTGGAGGCGCGCGCGGCCGCCATCGCCCGGCGCGGCGATTACCAGCGCATCGTGCGCGCCCGCCGCGCCGACGATGGCGCGTTGCTGTGGCTCGACCTGCGCGGACGCTGCATCGTCGGCCCCGACGGCGTGGTGCACAAGCTGCGCGGGGTGACACTGGACGTGACGGCACGCGAAGTGGCCGAGCAGGCGCTGCGCGCCGCCGAGCGGCGCAAGGACGAATTCCTGGCCATGCTGGCCCATGAGCTGCGCAACCCGCTGGCGCCGATCAGCGCGGCGGCCACGCTGCTGCAGCGCGGCATCGCGCAGCCGGCCCAGGTGTCGATGGCGGCGGCGATCGTGGCACGGCAGGCGGCCCACCTGTCGCGCCTGGTGGACGACCTGCTGGACGCCGCCCGCATCAGCCGCGGCAAGATCGAACTGGTGCGCCAGCCCTTCGACCTGCGCGACGCGGTGCGCGACGCGCTCGAACAGGTGCAGCCGATGCTGGAGTCGAAGGGGCATCGCCTGCAACTGTCGCTGCCGGCGGCGGCGGCCGGCGTGCATGGCGACCGGGCCCGGCTGACGCAGGTGGTCGCCAACCTGCTCAGCAATGCCGCCCGCTTCTCGCCCGCCGGCGGCGATATCGCCGTCATGCTGGCGCCATCCGGCGCCAGCCACCGGCTGACCGTCAGCGACAATGGCTGTGGCATCGCCGCCGACCTGCTGCCCCATGTCTTCGGCCTGTTCACGCAGGGCGAACGGGGCGCCGACCGCTCGCAGGGCGGGCTCGGCATCGGCCTGGCGATCGTCTCCGGCCTCGTCGCGCTGCACGGCGGCACCGTGGAGGCCAGCAGCGATGGCCCCGGCACGGGCGCCTGCTTCACCGTCACGCTGCCCGCTGCCGAACTCGGCGAAGCACCGGCGCCGCCGCGGCGCGCCGAGGTACCGCGCGCCGCGCTGGCGCTGCTGGTGGTCGACGACAACCGCGATGCGGCCGACACGCTGGCCATCCTGCTGCGCGGCGCCGGCCACGCTTGCTCCGCCGTGTACGACGCCGAAGCGGCCCTGCGCGCGGTGCGCGAGGCCGTGCCCGACGCCTGCATCCTCGACATCGGGCTGCCCGGCATGGATGGCTACATGCTGGCCCGCGAAATCCGTGCGATCGCCGGGCCGGACGTCGTGCTGTTCGCGCTGAGCGGCTATGGCCGGGCCGAAGACCAGGCCATGGCCGCGGAAGCGGGTTTCGACCGGCATTTCGTCAAGCCCGTGTCGCCTGAAGAGCTGCTGGGGGCGCTGGCCGTGGCGGCCCAGCCGGCGGCCAGCGCGGATTGA
- a CDS encoding methyl-accepting chemotaxis protein, giving the protein MAHKHPLNSIHTVADRIMLGIVWALMAYALALAGIRGTFGIAMAVGLPAALAATALVALAPGAWLTRLLIAVITMVFAALHIHQMAGQNEYHFGVFVLLAFLLCYRDWTVIVAAAATIAVHHVTFNYLQQLGVNALCLTEPSWPEVFLHAGYVVAETAVLCFLAAMLYRDAMRTVELKEIVTRFTEGPAGTLDLRAGEAPAISGSARALNGGIGALHGAVVAVMDGVGRMAAATGEIARANRTAVARTEAQADALQRTAQALDDLTVTVNTNHERAAGANELAAAAASVAGRGGAVVTEMVSTMDRINGSSRQIVEIIGAIDGIAFQTNILALNAAVEAARAGEQGRGFAVVASEVRTLAQRSAAAAREIKALIEASVGEIGAGHRLAGEVGGTMAEIVQRIDAVHGIMAGIVEVSRAQAGQIGTVHEAQAQLRQVTEDCMTLIGGAASVADGLQHETATLAGTVTRFTVARES; this is encoded by the coding sequence ATGGCCCACAAGCATCCACTCAACAGCATCCATACCGTCGCCGACCGGATCATGCTCGGCATCGTCTGGGCCTTGATGGCCTACGCGCTGGCGCTTGCGGGTATCCGCGGCACGTTCGGCATCGCCATGGCCGTCGGCTTGCCCGCCGCGCTGGCGGCAACGGCCCTGGTGGCCCTCGCCCCCGGCGCGTGGCTCACGCGCCTGCTCATCGCCGTCATCACGATGGTGTTCGCGGCCCTGCACATCCACCAGATGGCAGGCCAGAACGAATACCATTTCGGCGTCTTCGTGCTGCTGGCCTTCCTGCTGTGCTACCGCGACTGGACCGTTATCGTCGCTGCGGCCGCCACGATCGCCGTCCACCACGTGACCTTCAACTACCTGCAGCAGCTGGGCGTGAACGCCCTGTGCCTGACCGAGCCTTCGTGGCCGGAGGTGTTCCTCCATGCCGGCTACGTGGTCGCCGAAACGGCGGTGCTGTGCTTTCTGGCGGCGATGCTGTACCGTGACGCAATGCGCACGGTCGAACTGAAGGAGATCGTGACCCGCTTCACGGAGGGGCCGGCCGGTACGCTCGACCTGCGCGCCGGCGAAGCGCCGGCCATCAGCGGGTCCGCCAGGGCACTGAACGGCGGCATCGGCGCCTTGCATGGCGCGGTCGTGGCCGTGATGGACGGCGTCGGACGCATGGCGGCCGCCACCGGCGAGATCGCCCGGGCGAACCGTACCGCAGTGGCACGCACGGAAGCCCAGGCCGATGCGCTGCAACGCACGGCGCAGGCGCTCGATGACCTGACGGTCACGGTGAACACGAATCACGAGCGGGCGGCTGGCGCCAATGAGCTGGCCGCCGCTGCCGCCAGCGTGGCCGGGCGCGGCGGCGCCGTCGTCACGGAAATGGTGTCGACGATGGACCGCATCAACGGTTCCTCGCGGCAGATCGTCGAGATCATCGGCGCGATCGACGGCATCGCGTTCCAGACCAATATCCTGGCACTGAACGCCGCCGTCGAGGCGGCGCGGGCGGGCGAACAGGGCCGGGGCTTTGCGGTGGTCGCCTCGGAAGTGCGCACGCTCGCCCAGCGGTCCGCCGCCGCGGCGCGCGAGATTAAGGCGCTGATCGAAGCGTCGGTCGGCGAGATCGGCGCCGGCCACCGCCTGGCGGGCGAGGTGGGCGGCACGATGGCCGAGATCGTCCAGCGCATCGACGCGGTGCACGGCATCATGGCTGGCATCGTCGAGGTGTCGCGTGCCCAGGCGGGCCAGATCGGTACCGTGCACGAGGCCCAGGCGCAGTTGCGGCAAGTGACCGAGGACTGCATGACGCTGATCGGCGGTGCCGCCAGCGTGGCCGATGGTTTGCAGCACGAAACGGCGACGCTGGCCGGCACCGTCACGCGGTTCACCGTCGCGCGCGAATCCTAG
- the nhaR gene encoding transcriptional activator NhaR, producing the protein MSLNYKHLRYFWMVARTGTIARAAEQLHLTPQSISGQLTEFAEALGVELFRKSGRTLELTEAGTRVLGYADTIFRTGDELLEALHDESAHATRFLVGCADSVSKMVASQVLAPALALPQPVRLVCREGRLAALLGELAVHRLDLIIADRPMPPHLSVRGFSHLLGESALKVFGAPALRARLHGPFPQCLDKMPMLLPGEDFATRPRVLKWLEDHHVRPRIVGEFDDSAMMKAFGRAGAGLFFAPGFLAGYIMAQYEVEVFGEAAEVMDQVYAITTERRLSHPATVAISQEARKQLFAG; encoded by the coding sequence ATGAGCCTGAACTACAAGCATTTACGCTACTTCTGGATGGTCGCGCGCACGGGCACCATCGCCCGCGCGGCCGAACAATTGCACCTCACGCCCCAGTCGATTTCCGGCCAGCTGACGGAATTCGCCGAAGCGCTGGGCGTGGAACTGTTCCGCAAGTCCGGCCGCACGCTGGAGCTGACCGAGGCTGGCACGCGCGTGCTCGGTTATGCCGACACGATCTTCCGCACCGGCGATGAATTGCTCGAAGCGTTGCACGACGAATCCGCGCATGCCACGCGCTTCCTCGTCGGTTGCGCCGACTCGGTCTCGAAGATGGTGGCCAGCCAGGTGCTGGCGCCGGCGCTGGCCTTGCCGCAGCCGGTGCGCCTGGTGTGCCGGGAAGGGCGGCTGGCCGCGCTGCTCGGCGAGCTGGCCGTGCACCGGCTGGACCTGATCATCGCCGACCGGCCCATGCCGCCGCATCTTTCCGTGCGCGGTTTCTCGCACCTGCTGGGGGAAAGCGCGCTGAAGGTGTTCGGCGCGCCCGCATTGCGCGCGCGGCTGCACGGGCCGTTCCCGCAATGCCTGGACAAGATGCCGATGCTGCTGCCGGGCGAGGATTTCGCCACCCGGCCGCGCGTGCTCAAGTGGCTCGAAGACCACCACGTGCGGCCGCGCATCGTGGGCGAATTCGACGACAGCGCCATGATGAAGGCGTTCGGCCGCGCCGGGGCGGGGCTATTCTTCGCACCCGGCTTCCTGGCCGGCTACATCATGGCGCAGTACGAGGTGGAAGTGTTCGGCGAGGCGGCGGAGGTGATGGATCAGGTATATGCAATCACCACCGAGCGCCGGCTCAGCCACCCCGCCACCGTGGCGATCAGCCAGGAGGCGAGGAAGCAGCTGTTCGCGGGCTAG
- a CDS encoding TerC family protein codes for MTGLENIATPGMWAGFVGFVLVMLALDLFVFGGNKAHKVSVKEAAGWSALWVTLALLFNFGLWWYLKGSMGEAVADQKALEFLSGYLIEKALSVDNVFVFLLIFGAFQIPPQYQRRVLIYGVLGAIVMRAIMILAGAWVVKEFSWVLYLFGAFLLFTGIKMLMASEQEPDVTQNPVLKFAKRHLRVAEDEHGEKFFVRRNNLLYVTPLFLVLILIEVTDLIFAVDSIPAIFAITTDPFIVFTSNLFAILGLRALYFLLADIADRFHLLKYGLALVLAFIGTKMLIMPWYHMPVQASLTVVAFLIGASVVASLLLPPKKTEEK; via the coding sequence ATGACTGGACTTGAAAACATCGCCACGCCCGGAATGTGGGCTGGCTTCGTGGGTTTCGTGCTGGTGATGCTGGCACTGGACCTGTTTGTCTTTGGCGGCAACAAGGCCCACAAGGTCAGCGTCAAGGAAGCGGCCGGCTGGTCCGCGCTGTGGGTAACGCTGGCGCTGCTGTTCAACTTCGGCCTGTGGTGGTACCTGAAGGGCAGCATGGGCGAAGCGGTGGCCGACCAGAAGGCGCTGGAATTCCTGTCCGGCTACCTGATCGAGAAGGCGCTGTCCGTCGACAACGTGTTCGTGTTCCTGCTGATCTTCGGTGCCTTCCAGATTCCGCCGCAGTACCAACGCCGCGTGCTGATCTACGGCGTGCTGGGCGCGATCGTGATGCGCGCGATCATGATCCTGGCCGGTGCCTGGGTCGTGAAGGAGTTCAGCTGGGTGCTGTACCTGTTCGGCGCGTTCCTGCTGTTCACGGGTATCAAGATGCTGATGGCTTCCGAGCAGGAGCCGGACGTGACGCAGAACCCGGTGCTGAAGTTCGCCAAGCGCCACCTGCGCGTGGCCGAGGACGAGCATGGCGAGAAGTTCTTCGTGCGCCGTAACAACCTGCTGTACGTGACGCCGCTGTTCCTGGTGCTGATCCTGATCGAGGTGACGGACCTGATCTTCGCGGTGGACTCGATCCCGGCGATCTTCGCGATCACGACCGACCCGTTCATCGTGTTCACGTCGAACCTGTTCGCGATCCTGGGCTTGCGGGCGCTGTATTTCCTGCTGGCCGACATTGCCGACCGCTTCCACCTGCTCAAGTACGGCCTGGCCCTGGTGCTGGCGTTCATCGGTACCAAGATGCTGATCATGCCGTGGTACCACATGCCAGTGCAGGCTTCGCTGACGGTGGTGGCCTTCCTGATCGGCGCCAGTGTGGTGGCCAGCCTGCTGCTGCCGCCGAAGAAGACCGAAGAGAAGTAA
- a CDS encoding TerB family tellurite resistance protein, translating into MMRTYDTNSPEASARLLALAMVVDGHLAPSELQVLDDVPALRELGIDWTLFTAVLDELCEDMLGGTVRDGAIEIGPDLQDELLAEITDPALQRKLLAAMLNIVVADARVARAERLLVSRAGKCWAPEGVAQAA; encoded by the coding sequence ATGATGCGTACGTATGACACCAACAGCCCCGAAGCCAGCGCCCGCCTGCTGGCACTGGCGATGGTGGTCGATGGCCACCTGGCGCCGTCCGAACTGCAGGTGCTGGACGACGTGCCGGCGCTGCGCGAGCTGGGCATCGACTGGACCCTGTTCACCGCCGTGCTCGACGAACTGTGCGAGGACATGCTGGGCGGTACCGTGCGCGACGGCGCGATCGAAATCGGCCCCGACCTGCAGGACGAGCTGCTGGCCGAGATCACCGACCCGGCGCTGCAGCGCAAGCTGCTGGCCGCGATGCTGAACATCGTCGTGGCCGACGCCCGCGTGGCGCGCGCCGAGCGGCTGCTGGTGAGCCGGGCGGGCAAGTGCTGGGCGCCGGAGGGTGTGGCGCAGGCGGCGTAA